In Bifidobacterium adolescentis ATCC 15703, the sequence TATTCTTGATCTTCAGGCTCAATGGCAGGTTTTTGGTGGGGCTTCCCAAGTGCAGCAGCGAGCGGGTAATGGTCAGGGATGCGGCAGTGGCGATGATGGCGTTGCCTATATCGAGCATAATGACCGGCAGACCTGCGCTCGGTCCCATGAAGGTCTGCACCACCGGCAGACAAAACGCGCCGATATTCAATCCCGACGCGTTGAGCATTTGATAGGCACGGTAGCGTGGCTCGTCGCCACGTGAGCCGAAATACACGACGAACAGCGGAATAAGGCAGGCGAACAAGCCGAACACGACCAGCCACAACAGGTTCATCGGATGCTTATTCGTAGCGAAACTCATGATGATGGCGCATGGCAGGGTGAGGTTGAACACCAGCCCCTGCACCACTTTGTAGGATTTGTCAGAGAAGATATGGATGCGCTTAAGTAGATAGACGCTGATGATGACGAGCAGCAATGACCCAGCTTGGAACAACATACGGCCGAGTATAGGAGCATCGCCGACGCATCATGGAACCACCCGACACAATGTGACCGTACGACGCACAAAGATACTTGCATGTCCATGCCGCACGCCTCGAACTAAACGACTAGCTTAAAGCTTTACCGGAGAATCCCGAATAAACGCCGCGAGATAACGTATGACTCCCACACGAACCGTGACGGTTCGTATGGGAGTCATACGTTCAAAGCCACCGCATAAGTGACCTATAAGTGGCCTAAGCTATTCTGTCGAAATAAAAACGTAGTCGGCAGTAGGACTCAAGGGCGATGCGGCCGACCACCGTGCCGCGGCGGCACGGTGGTCGGAACCGGATGACGTACGCTAGTTACTCTCGGAGTCCGGAAACACGTCCCGCGTTCCTGAACTCCGAGACGAATGTCTCCTCCGTGATAATTTCGGTGACCAGTGCGGAAATCAGTTTGTACAACGTGTTCTCCGCAGGATCCGCGTCATCGTCGATGGCCAGATTGATTCCCTCCTTGTCCAGGAGGGCGAGGGATACCGACATCGCGGTGCGCTTGTTGCCATCCGCGAACGAGTGGTCCTTTGCAAGATGGAAGACGAAATGCGC encodes:
- a CDS encoding Fic family protein, which codes for MENSQKRRFSNEVRWRSGLLPDLFGQVAHFVFHLAKDHSFADGNKRTAMSVSLALLDKEGINLAIDDDADPAENTLYKLISALVTEIITEETFVSEFRNAGRVSGLRE
- a CDS encoding AEC family transporter, giving the protein MLFQAGSLLLVIISVYLLKRIHIFSDKSYKVVQGLVFNLTLPCAIIMSFATNKHPMNLLWLVVFGLFACLIPLFVVYFGSRGDEPRYRAYQMLNASGLNIGAFCLPVVQTFMGPSAGLPVIMLDIGNAIIATAASLTITRSLLHLGSPTKNLPLSLKIKNIAHDFYSSISFDCYMLMLVIMFAGWSVPHWIVTLITPFANANAFAAMAMIGLMMEIPDSHKDRSELGKVIAWRFLFSIIIALSAWFLLPLDERVREIMVLAAFAPVTIFSTKFTDSLTGNAKLAGFSLTVTAVIGLTFMTILHAVLPVV